One window of the bacterium genome contains the following:
- a CDS encoding CoA ester lyase: MKSPRDFFKPKAIGAPQPLHEVPLRPSRMIHFFDPSNPRMAAKVPDIAKKVDILLGNLEDAIPTERKVDAREGLIKIAKDTDFGSTQLWTRVNSLDSPWFFDDLTRLVSEIGDRLDVIMVPKVEGAWDIHFVDQFLAQLEAKAGLQKPLLVHAILETALGVANVEEILAASPRMQGLSLGPADLAASRRMKTTRVGGGHPGYLVRVDPDEKNPDAPRTTAQQDLWHYTMGRMVDACAATGALPFYGPFGAIDDPLACEDQFRNAFLMGCVGTWSLHPSQIEIAKRVFSPPADEVDWAKRVIEAMPDGSGTVMLEGKMQDDATFKQCQVMVNLAKLISERDEEYRKQYGF; this comes from the coding sequence ATGAAAAGCCCGCGAGATTTCTTCAAGCCCAAGGCAATCGGCGCCCCTCAGCCGCTGCACGAGGTTCCTCTGCGCCCCTCGCGCATGATCCACTTCTTCGATCCCAGCAACCCGCGGATGGCCGCCAAGGTGCCGGATATCGCCAAGAAGGTGGATATCCTCCTGGGCAACCTCGAGGACGCGATTCCGACCGAACGCAAGGTCGATGCGCGCGAAGGCCTGATCAAGATCGCCAAGGACACGGACTTCGGATCGACCCAGCTCTGGACGCGCGTCAACAGCCTGGACAGCCCCTGGTTCTTCGACGATCTCACGCGTCTGGTCAGCGAGATCGGCGATCGTCTCGACGTGATCATGGTTCCCAAGGTCGAAGGCGCCTGGGACATACATTTCGTCGACCAGTTCCTGGCACAACTCGAAGCGAAGGCCGGCCTGCAGAAACCACTCCTGGTCCACGCGATCCTGGAAACCGCTCTGGGCGTGGCGAATGTCGAAGAGATCCTGGCCGCCAGCCCGCGCATGCAGGGCCTGAGCCTGGGGCCGGCCGACCTGGCCGCATCGCGTCGCATGAAGACGACACGAGTTGGCGGCGGTCACCCAGGCTACCTGGTGCGAGTGGACCCGGACGAAAAAAACCCGGACGCACCGCGAACGACTGCGCAACAGGACCTCTGGCACTACACGATGGGGCGCATGGTCGACGCGTGCGCCGCGACCGGCGCCCTGCCTTTCTACGGACCCTTTGGGGCGATCGACGATCCGCTGGCCTGCGAAGACCAGTTCCGCAACGCGTTCCTGATGGGCTGCGTGGGAACCTGGTCGCTCCACCCGAGCCAGATCGAGATCGCCAAGCGCGTGTTCAGCCCACCCGCCGACGAAGTCGATTGGGCCAAGAGGGTGATCGAAGCCATGCCCGACGGCAGCGGCACCGTCATGCTCGAAGGCAAGATGCAGGACGACGCGACGTTCAAGCAGTGCCAGGTCATGGTGAATCTGGCGAAGCTGATCTCTGAGCGCGACGAGGAATACCGCAAGCAGTACGGGTTCTAG